One Echeneis naucrates chromosome 16, fEcheNa1.1, whole genome shotgun sequence DNA window includes the following coding sequences:
- the nutf2 gene encoding nuclear transport factor 2: MVDQPLWEQIGSSFVQHYYQMFDSDRAQLGSIYIDASCLTWEGQQFQGKRAIVEKLSSLPFTKIAHSITAQDHQPTPDCCILSMVVGQLKADDDPIMGFHQSFILKNINDAWVCTNDMFRLAIHNFG; the protein is encoded by the exons ATGGTGGACCAGCCTCTGTGGGAGCAGATAGGATCCAGCTTCGTGCAACACTACTACCAGATGTTTGACTCTGACAGAGCACAACTGGGATCCATATAT ATCGATGCATCATGCCTTACGTGGGAGGGCCAACAGTTCCAGGGAAAAAGAGCAATCGTTGAGAAACTCTCT AGTCTCCCATTCACAAAAATAGCGCATAGTATAACAGCGCAAGACCACCAGCCAACTCCAGACTGCTGCATATTGAGTATGGTTGTAGGACAGCTAAAA GCAGATGATGACCCCATCATGGGTTTCCATCAGAGTTTCATCCTCAAGAACATTAATGATGCATGGGTGTGCACCAATGACATGTTCCGGCTGGCCATTCATAACTTTGGCTAA